The sequence below is a genomic window from Micromonospora aurantiaca ATCC 27029.
GGCGTGGCGAAGCTCGGGCCGGACGCGCTGGAGGCGGACCTGCCGACCTTCGCCGAGCGGCTGCGCAGCCGCCGGGGTCAGGTGAAGGGCGTGCTGACCGACCAGTCGGTGCTCGCCGGGGTGGGGAACGCGTACTCGGACGAGATCCTGCACGCGGCGCGGCTCTCCCCGTTCGCGATCACCGACCGGCTCACCGACGACCAGCTCGCCGGTCTGCACGCGGCGACGCGGACGGTCCTCGGCGACGCGGTACGCCGGTCGATGGGGCAGCGGGCCGCGGAGCTGAAGGGCGAGAAGCGTTCGGGCCTCAAGGTGCACGCCCGCAAGGGGCTGCCGTGTCCGGTCTGTGGCGACACCGTACGGGAGGTCTCGTTCGCCGATTCGAGCCTCCAGTACTGCCCCACCTGTCAGACCGGTGGCAAGCCGCTGGCTGACCGAAGGTTGTCCCGCCTCGTACGGTGAGTAATGGCATTCGCCGGTTACCGAGTGGAATCGACCCGGGATCGCCGATGCTCCCGGTCCGCCCCTCTACCCGAGCCGTCATCCATCGGTATAGTGGCTCGGTCCCCGGCTTCACAACTGATTCGGAGCCGGCCAGATCTCACCGAGCACCAGCGGAACGGCTTCCTCGCGGGGGCCGGTCCGGGCCGGGCCCGCGTGGGAGACTGGGACGGTGAGCGACCCGGGCCCTCACGCCGAGTGAGGACGCGGGTCATGCGGGAGGACATGGGTTGAGGTGACGACAAGCCTCCAGCGCCCGGTAACCGACAGAGGCCGGAGCAAGAGCGTGCGGCACGTCGACAGCTTTGAGATCCAGCCGCCGACTCCGCCGTCGCACAACGGCGTACCCCGGTCGGCGTGGGCCCGAGCCCGGCGCCGGGTGTCCCGGTGGCACCGGCCCTACATCGCATTCCTGCTGCTGCTCGACTTCGGCGCGGCCGCCCTGGCCAGCTTCCTGGCCGTGCAGATCTTCGAGCAGGCCGCCTCCGGCTTCCGGAACGCGCCCGAGGCGTGGTTCTACACCGTGGCCTTCGCGCTCCTGCCGCTCGGCTGGGTGCTCATCCTCTGGGGCAACCGGGCCTACGACCGGCGCTACCTTGGCCTCGGCCCGGACGAGTTCAAGCGGGTGATCCGCGGCGGCGTCGCGGTCGCCGCGACGGTCTCGTTCCTCGCCTTCGCCACGAAGACCACCCTGTCCCGCTGGACGGTCGGCTTCGCGCTGCTCGGCGCCCTGCTGCTGATCCTGCTCGGCCGCATGATCGCCCGGGCCTGCCTGCACGCGCTGCGCCGCCGCGCCGGCCACGCCGGGCACCGGATGGTGCTCGTCGGCACGCTTCCGGAGTGCCTGGAGGTCTACACCACAGTCACCCGGAACCCGTCCGTCGGCCTCGTGCCGGTGGCCATCCACCTCACCGACGGGTACGCCGCCGCGCGCGGCCTGGAGACCCCGGTGCCGGTGTACGCGGGCCGGGACGTACTGGCCCTGGTGCGTGAGGTCGGCGGCGACACGATCGCGGTCTGCGGCTCGGCCAGCGCCGAGCCGGGCGAGCTGCGCCGGCTGGCCTGGCAGTTGGAGGGCTCCGGCGTCGATCTGGTGGTTGCGCCCCAGCTCACCGACATCGCCGGTCCCCGGGTGCACATCCGCCCGATCGAGGGCCTGCCGCTGCTGCACGTCGAGGAGCCGACCCTGTCCGGGCCGGCGCTGCTGGTCAAGAACCTGATGGACCGGGTCGCCGCCGGGCTGGGCCTGCTGCTGCTGGCCCCGCTCTTCCTCGCCATCGCCGTCGCCATCCGGATCTCCGACCCCGGGCCGGTCTTCTTCCGTCAGCCCCGGGTGGGGCACGAGGGGCGGACGTTCCGGGTCTGGAAGTTCCGGACGATGTACGTCGACGCCGAGGAGCGGCTGGCCGGCCTGGTCGACCAGAACGAGACCGACGGCATGCTGTTCAAGATGAAGCAGGACCCCCGGGTCTTCCCGGTGGGCCGCTTCCTGCGTGCCACGTCGCTGGACGAGCTGCCCCAGCTGATCAACGTGCTCTGGGGCGAGATGTCGCTCGTCGGCCCGCGCCCGCTGCCCGCCGACGACGGCGACTTCCTCGGCGACGTCCGGCGCCGGCTGCTGGTCCGGCCGGGCATGACCGGTCTGTGGCAGGTCTCCGGCCGCTCCGACCTGTCCTGGGACGAGGCGGTCCGGCTCGACCTCTACTACGTCGACAACTGGTCGCTGGCGTACGACCTGAGCATCCTGTGGCGGACCGTGGGCGTGGTGCTGGCCCGCAAGGGCGCGTACTAGCGCTACCGGGCCGGCACCCGGCAGGATCGCTGCGTGGGTGGCAACCTCTCCGCCGTCTTCGCCGTCGTCTCGCTGGTCACCGCGCTGGCCGCGGCGCTCTGGGCGGTGCTGCGGCTGCGCGGCCGGCGGGGCATCGCCACCGCCACGCAGCGGGCCACGTACGAGGTGCTGCACACCGCGGGGCTCGCCGCCGAGCCGCTGCGCGCCGGCCTGACCGCGGCGGACGCGGCGAAGGCCGTACGCCATCTGCGGGCACTCGTGGGCGCGGCCGGGCTGGCGCTGACGGACCGCGACGCGTTGCTCGCGGTCGACGGGCAGGGCGCGCACCACGGCGACCAGCTGGTCGCGGCGGCCCGGCGGGCGGCCGACAGCGGGCGCTCCACAGTGCTGGGCGAGTCGGAGCTGCGTTGCGACCTGGTCGACTGCCCGGTACGCGGCGCGGTGGTCGCGCCGCTGCGCGCGGACGGGCGGGTGGTCGGGGCGCTGGTGGCGGTGGCCGACGAGCGCCCGGCCCCGGGTCTGGTGCAGGCGACGCTGGAGACCGCGCACTGGGCGGGTGACCAGCTCGCGCTGGCCGAGCTGGAGTCGTCGCGGGAGCGGCTGGCGCGGGCCGAGGTACGCGCGCTGCGCGCTCAGATCAGCCCGCACTTCATCTACAACGCGCTCACCGCGATCGGCTCGTTCGTGCGCACCGACCCGGAGCGGGCGCGGGAGCTGATCCTGGAGTTCGCCGAGTTCACCCGCTACTCGTTCCGGGCGCACGGCGAGTTCACCACGCTGGCCGAGGAGCTGCGTTCGATCGACCGCTACCTGACCATCGAGCGGGCGCGTTTCGGCGAGCGGCTCCAGGTGCGCCTCCAGATCGCGCCGGAGGTGCTGCCGGTGACGCTGCCGTTCCTCTGCCTCCAGCCGCTCGTGGAGAACGCGGTCCGGCACGGGTTGTCCCGCAAGCCGGGCACCGGCATGGTGAGCATCGAGGCCCGGGACGCGGGCGCGGAGTGTCACATCACGGTGGAGGACGACGGGGTGGGGATGGATCCGACGACGCTTACCGCCGGCATCGCCGAGGTGTCGGGCGCGGCCGGCGACCCGGCCGACGACCCGGGGCAGCACGTCGGCCTCTCGAACGTCGACGAACGGCTCCGGTCGGTCTTCGGGGACGGCTTCGGCCTGGTGGTGGAGACCGGCCTGGGTTCGGGTACGAAGGTCAGCATGCGTGTGCCGAAGTTCCACCCCGGCGTCCGGGCGTCGTCGTGACCGTCACCGGCACCGGTTTCCTCCGGGTGCTGGCGGTGGACGACGAGCCGCCCGCGCTCGACGAGCTGGCGTACCACCTGCGCGCCGACCCCCGGGTGGCCCGGCTGCACACGGCCGGGGACGCGACCGAGGCGCTGCGCGTGCTGCGCGACGACGACGTGGACGTGGTGTTCCTCGACATCCGGATGCCGGGGCTGGACGGCATGGAGCTGGCCCGGGTGCTGCGCCGGTTCGCGCGGCCGCCGGCGATCGTGTTCGTCACCGCGTACGACGACGGCGCGGTGGACGCGTTCGACCTGGGCGCCACCGACTACGTGCGCAAGCCGGTACGCGCCGAGCGGCTGGCCGAGTCGCTGCGCCGGGTGATCGGCTCCCGGGTGGTGCCGTCGCATCCGGCCGCGCTGGCCCGGGCGGAGGAGGATCCGACCATCCCGATCGAGCTGGCCGGCACCACGCGGATGCTGCCCCGCTCGGCGGTGCGGTGGGTGGAGGCGCAGGGCGACTACGCGCGGCTGCACACGGCGGAGGGGTCGCACCTGGTCCGGGTGTCGCTGGCGACGCTGGCCGAGCGCTGGGCCGATGCCGGGTTCGTCCGGATCCACCGGTCGTATCTGGTGCAGCTGCGGCTCATCGCCGAGCTGCGGCTGGTCAACTCCGGCTACGTGGTGGTGATCGACGGATCCGAGCTGCCGGTGAGCCGCCGGCACACCCGGGAGCTGAAGGACAAGCTGGTACGCGCCGCGAAACAGGACTGGAGCCGCTGAGGGACGGGGGCGTCGGGAGCGCTGACGTACAATGTACGGCAGACCGTACGACAGGGTGGGGGACCGCATGTCCGACGACCGCTTCGACGCCGCTACCGAATTCGACCGCCAGCTCGACCGCCTCGTGCAGCTCGGCTACCCGGCGCTGGCCGGGCAGACCGAGAATGAGTTCCGGGCGCTGCTCACCCCGCTGCGCGACGCGGCGGTCACCGGTGCCGCCGGACTGGCCGGGCCCACCGACGCACGGGTGCCGTTCCTGCTGGTGACCACGCGGGAGCTGGTGCCGGTGCCGGAACGCATCGCGCTCACCACGCTGGCCGGCAAGCGCAAGGCCGGCGTCCTCGACCGCAACTTCCCCGCCGACGACCTGCCCACCTTCCACCCGATCAAGGAGCTGGAGGTGCCGTCCGGTCCCGCGTACCTGCTCTTCGACGTGGACCGGGGCGAGGAGTACCGCAACGTGCCGCCGTCGGCCGCGCTCGAGGACATGACCGCGAAGGACCGGCTGCCGATCACGATCGACGAAGGGCTGGCGTTCGTCACGTTGCACCCGCAGGCGCTGGCGAGCAACAGGTGCTTCTCGCTCGTGGGGTCGCGCTGCGGCGACCGGCGGGTGCCGGCGCTGTGGATCAGCCAGGGCGCGCCGAAGCTCGGGTGGTGCTGGTTCGGCAACCCGCACACCTGGCTCGGCTCGGCGACCGCGAACCCGGTACGGGTGGGGCTGAGCTGACGCTGTCCACAACGACTCCACGCCATCCACCGGGTTATCCACAACCGTGAAGCGTTATCCACAGGTTGTGCACAGGGCTCGGAACCGTGCTCTTGACATTCCCGCTGAGCGGGCGAGACTGCCGGGGGTGACCGGAGCCGCGGAACAGCATCCTTCGGGGCGGCCCGCCGAGGCCGCCCCGGTTCCCGGCCCGCGCGCGTCCACACCGCTCCGCGAGCCGGGCAGCGGGCCGGCGCCGGCCGCCGCGCCGAAGCGGACCCGGATCGTGCTGGCCGAGGTCTCCCGGACCGGCGACCCGGCCGACCGCACCCGTTCCGAGCTGACCCAGCAGACCCCTGTCGGCGAGACGCTCGTGCAGGGGCTGATGCGCGCCCAGCTCTCCCTCGCGCTGCGGCTCAGCCTGCTGGTGCTGGTCGGGCTCGGCGGCCTGCCCTGGCTGTTCGCCATCGCGCCCACTGTCGGCCGGGTCACGGTGCTCGGGGTCAACCTGCCGTGGCTGCTGCTCGGCGTCGTGTCCTTCCCGTTCCTGATCGTCGTCGGCTGGGCGTACGTGCGCCTGGCCGAACGCAACGAGCAGGACTTCGTCGACCTGATCCGACGGCCGGAACACTGATGTCCAACGGCTACGTGGTCCCGGCGATCGTCGCCGTCACCCTGGTCACCGTCGGCATCGGCTTCTACGGGCTGCGGCTGGCCCGCACCACCTCGGACTTCCTGGTCGCGTCCCGGTCGGTCAGCCCGACCTGGAACGCCGCCGCGATCGGCGGGGAGTACCTGTCGGCGGCGAGCTTCCTCGGCGTCGCCGGGCTGATCCTCAAGTACGGCGTGGACGTGCTCTGGTACCCGGTCGGCTTCGCCGCCGGATACCTGGCGCTGCTGCTGTTCGTGGCCGCGCCGCTGCGCCGCTCCGGCGCGTTCACGCTGCCCGACTTCTGCGAGGTGCGGCTCGGTTCCCGCCGGCTGCGGACGCTCGCCACCGTCTTCGTGATCTTCATCGGCTGGCTGTACCTGGTGCCGCAGTTGCAGGGCGCCGGGCTGACGCTCGCCACGCTCACCGGCTCGCCGTACCCGCTCGGCGCGCTGCTCGTCGCCGTGGTGGTGACCGCGAACGTGGCGCTGGGCGGCATGCGGGCGATCACCTTCGTGCAGGCGTTCCAGTACTGGCTCAAGCTCACCGCACTCGCCGTACCCGCCATCTTCCTGGCGTTGCAGTGGCAGGCCGACGCCCGCCCGGCGGTGACCCCGCCCGACGGACCGACGTTCCGGACCGCGACCACAGTCGTGGTCGAGCACCGCGCGACGCTCACCCTGCCCGACGGCGACATCCGGGAGGTACGCCCCGGCGACCGCCTGGAGTTCGCCGCCGGTGACCCGGTGCCGGAGGTGTCCGGCGCGGCGACCGGCGCCACCGAATGGCTGCTGCCGGACACCGCCGGCGAGGACGACCGAGGGCTGTTCGCCACGTACTCGCTGATCCTGGCCACGTTCCTCGGCACCATGGGCCTGCCGCACGTGCTGGTCCGCTTCTACACCAACCCCGACGGCGCCGCCGCCCGCCGCACCACGCTCGTGGTGCTGGCGCTCGTCGGCGTCTTCTACCTGCTACCCACCGTGTACGGCGTGCTGGGCCGCATCTACACCCCGCAACTGCTGGTGAGCGGCCAGACCGACGCGGTGGTGGTGCTGCTGCCCGGTGCCGCGCTCGGCGACGGCACCACCGGCCGGCTGCTCGCCGCGCTCGTCGCGGCCGGCGCGTTCGCTGCGTTCCTGTCCACCTCGTCCGGCCTGCTCACCAGCGTGGCCGGGGTGATCTCCACGGACGTGCTGGGGCGCGGCTCGGTACGCGGCTTCCGGCTCGCCACGGTGATCGCCGGCGGGGTGCCGGCGGTGCTCTCGCTGAACGTCTCCGGGCTGGACGTGTCACAGGTGGTGGGGCTGGCGTTCGCGGTGGCCGCGTCGAGCTTCTGCCCGCTGCTGGTGCTCGGCATCTGGTGGCGCGGCCTGACCGACCTGGGCGCCGCCGCCGGTGTGCTGGTCGGCGGCGGCGCGGCCGTCGGTGCGGTGCTGCTCACCGTGCTCGGCCCGCCGCTGACCGGGTGGCCGGCGACGCTCACCACCCAGCCGGCCGCGTGGACGGTGCCGCTGGCGTTCACCGTCATGGTGGTGGTGTCGATGGCGAGCCGGCGTCGGCTTCCCCGCGACGTCGGCGCCACCATGCTCCGCCTGCACACCCCGGAGTCGCTGCGCCTGTAGGCGCTACTCCCCAGGTAGGAGCAGAAGATCATCCTGCCGCCCGAGCAGCCGCTGGCCGGAGCCCGATACGGTCGGACCATGACCGATCAGCACCCCGCGCTCTCCCTTCGTGGTCTGGCCAAGCGCTTCGACACCAAGGTCGCGGTGGCGGGCGTCGACCTCGCCGTGCCGACCGGCTCGTTCTACGGCCTGCTCGGCCCGAACGGAGCGGGCAAGACCACCACCCTCTCCATGGCCGTCGGCCTGCTGCGGCCCGACGCCGGTGAGGCGAGGGTGCTCGGGTACGACGTCTGGGCCGACCCGGTCCGAGCCAAGAGCCTGCTCGGTGTGATGCCCGACGGCGTACGCCTCTTCGACCGGCTGAGCGGGGCGGAGCTGCTGGCGTACCACGGTCTGCTGCGCGGCATGGACCCGGCGGTGGTCGACCAGCGGGCGGCGGAGCTGCTCGACGTGCTGGCGCTCTCCGACGCCGGCCGCACGCTGGTGGTCGACTACTCGGCGGGCATGAAGAAGAAGATCGGGCTGGCCTGCGCGCTGCTGCACGGTCCGCGCCTGCTGGTACTGGACGAGCCGTTCGAGGCCGTCGACCCGGTCTCGGCGGCGCTGATCCGCGACATCCTGCACCGGTACGTCGGCGGCGGCGGAACGGTGATCTTCTCCAGCCACGTGATGGAGGTGGTCGAGCGGCTCTGCTCCCACGTGGCGATCCTGGCCGAGGGCCGGATCAAGCGGGTGGGCACGCTGGCCGAGGTGCGCGGCGACCGGTCGCTGGAGGACGTCTTCGTGGAGGTGGTCGGCGGCCGGACCGCGACCGGCGAGGAGCTGTCGTGGCTGTCCCGGTGACCGTCCCCGAGCGTCCGGCCCGGCGCGTGTCGCCCTGGCACTTCGTCCGGCTCAAGCTGCGGGTGCTCGGCAACAACTTCCGGGGTCAGACCTGGCGGGTCGCGCTGTTCGTCCTCGGCCTGCTGTTCGGGCTCTGGTTCGCCGCCGTCGGGTTCTTCCTGCTCGCCGCGCCGGGGCTGGCCGGCGAGTCCCGGTACGCGCTGATGATCGCCGCCTTCGGCGGTGGCGTTCTGACGCTCGGCTGGCTGCTCCTGCCGCTCGTCTTCTTCGGCGTGGACGAGACACTCGACCCGGCCCGGTTCGCGCTGCTGCCGCTGTCCCGCCGCACCCTGGTCACCGGTCTGCTCGCCGCCGCCCTGGTCAGCGTGCCGGCCCTGGCGACGGCGATCACGGCGGCCGGGCTGGTGGTCACCGCCGGCGCGCTCGGTGGATGGGCGGCCGCCCTGGTCGGCGCGCTCGGCGTGGTCGTCGGGCTGCTCGTCTGCCTGGCCGGTGCCCGCGCGCTGACCAGTGCGTTCGCGACGATGCTGCGCTCCCGCCGGGTACGCGACCTGGCCGCCGTGCTGCTCGCGGTGCTGGCCGCGCTGCTCGGGCCGTTGCAGTTGCTGGTGCTCGCGGCGGTACGGCAGACCGACTGGGACCGGCTGGACGGTGTGGCCCGGGTGGTCGGCTGGACGCCGTTCGGCGCACCGTGGACCGCCGGCGTGGACGTGGCCCAGGGGCGGGCCGGTGCGGCGGTGGTGAAGCTGCTGATCGCGGTCGCGACGCTCGGCGTACTCCTGTTCTGGTGGTCGCGGTCGCTGGAGTCGGCGATGGTGGGCACCGCGAGCAGCGGCCCCGCGCGGACGCCGCGCGCTGTTGCCGGCGGCGCGGTCGCGCAGCTCTTCCCCCGCGCGGTGGGCTGGGCCCGGCGGGACCGGTTCGGCGCGATCGTCGCCCGGGAGTGCCGCTACTGGTGGCGGGACGCCCGCCGCCGGGCCAACCTGATCACCGTCGCAGTGGTCGGCGTGTTCGTGCCGCTGATGGTCAACCTGGGCGGCCCCGCGTTCCTGTCCGAGGGCGGCGCCGCGTTCGACCAGGCGACAGCCGATTCCTCACCGGCGATGGTCAGCCTCACCATGGTCTTCGTGGGGGCGCTCGCGTCGTTGACGCTCGCCAACCAGTTCGGCTTCGACGGCAGCTCGTTCGCGGCGAACGTGGTCGCCGGTGTGCCGGGGCGGGTGGAGCTGCGGGCCCGGATGGCCGCGTTCTCGATCTACGTGGTGCCGATGCTCCTCGTGATCGCGGTCGCGCTGGCCGTCGTCCTCGGCCGGCCCGAATGGCTCGGCGTGATGGGTGGCGCGTTGTTCGCCGCGTACGGCTGCGGTCTCGCGATCAACGCGTTCGTCTCAGTGCTCGGCGCGTACTCGCTGCCCGAGTCGAGCAACCCGTTCGCCCTGAACAGCGGCGCGGGATTCACAAAGGGCCTGCTCACCCTGGTCTCCATGGTCGGCTCCGCGGTGGTGGCGGTGCCGTTCGTGGTGGCCGCCGCGCTGCTCGGCGACGTGTGGCTCTGGCTGGCACTGCCGGTCGGCCTGGCGTACGGCGGGGGCGCGGCACTGCTCGGCGCGTACATGGCCGGGGACACACTCGATCACCGGCAGCCGGAGCTGCTGGCGAATGTCACCCCGAGGCGCTGATGCCTGTCGTCGAAGCGGTCGTCACCGTCCCGGTCCCTCCGGAGCTGGCGTTCGCCGTCTCCCAGACCACCGCCCCGGTGCGGTACCGCTGGGATCCGTTCGTCCGCGAGCAGCACTTCGTCAACGGCGCGACGCGGCCCGGCCGGGGCGTGCGCACGTACACCCGCTCCCGGCACGGCCTGGTGATGGTCAGCGAGTACGTGTCCTGGTCACCGCCGACGAACGTCGGCATGAAGATGGTGCGCGGACCGTGGTTCTTCGAGCGGTTCGGCGGCGGCTGGCGCTTCGCGCCCGGCCCGGATCCCGGCACCACGATCGCGACGTGGCGGTACAACTTCCGCTGCCGGCCCGCGTTCCTGCGCCCAGTCGCCGAGCGGATCGGGGAGTGGTTGCTCGGGCGCGACATC
It includes:
- a CDS encoding DUF5701 family protein; translation: MSDDRFDAATEFDRQLDRLVQLGYPALAGQTENEFRALLTPLRDAAVTGAAGLAGPTDARVPFLLVTTRELVPVPERIALTTLAGKRKAGVLDRNFPADDLPTFHPIKELEVPSGPAYLLFDVDRGEEYRNVPPSAALEDMTAKDRLPITIDEGLAFVTLHPQALASNRCFSLVGSRCGDRRVPALWISQGAPKLGWCWFGNPHTWLGSATANPVRVGLS
- a CDS encoding sugar transferase; its protein translation is MRHVDSFEIQPPTPPSHNGVPRSAWARARRRVSRWHRPYIAFLLLLDFGAAALASFLAVQIFEQAASGFRNAPEAWFYTVAFALLPLGWVLILWGNRAYDRRYLGLGPDEFKRVIRGGVAVAATVSFLAFATKTTLSRWTVGFALLGALLLILLGRMIARACLHALRRRAGHAGHRMVLVGTLPECLEVYTTVTRNPSVGLVPVAIHLTDGYAAARGLETPVPVYAGRDVLALVREVGGDTIAVCGSASAEPGELRRLAWQLEGSGVDLVVAPQLTDIAGPRVHIRPIEGLPLLHVEEPTLSGPALLVKNLMDRVAAGLGLLLLAPLFLAIAVAIRISDPGPVFFRQPRVGHEGRTFRVWKFRTMYVDAEERLAGLVDQNETDGMLFKMKQDPRVFPVGRFLRATSLDELPQLINVLWGEMSLVGPRPLPADDGDFLGDVRRRLLVRPGMTGLWQVSGRSDLSWDEAVRLDLYYVDNWSLAYDLSILWRTVGVVLARKGAY
- a CDS encoding LytR/AlgR family response regulator transcription factor — protein: MTVTGTGFLRVLAVDDEPPALDELAYHLRADPRVARLHTAGDATEALRVLRDDDVDVVFLDIRMPGLDGMELARVLRRFARPPAIVFVTAYDDGAVDAFDLGATDYVRKPVRAERLAESLRRVIGSRVVPSHPAALARAEEDPTIPIELAGTTRMLPRSAVRWVEAQGDYARLHTAEGSHLVRVSLATLAERWADAGFVRIHRSYLVQLRLIAELRLVNSGYVVVIDGSELPVSRRHTRELKDKLVRAAKQDWSR
- a CDS encoding ABC transporter ATP-binding protein — protein: MTDQHPALSLRGLAKRFDTKVAVAGVDLAVPTGSFYGLLGPNGAGKTTTLSMAVGLLRPDAGEARVLGYDVWADPVRAKSLLGVMPDGVRLFDRLSGAELLAYHGLLRGMDPAVVDQRAAELLDVLALSDAGRTLVVDYSAGMKKKIGLACALLHGPRLLVLDEPFEAVDPVSAALIRDILHRYVGGGGTVIFSSHVMEVVERLCSHVAILAEGRIKRVGTLAEVRGDRSLEDVFVEVVGGRTATGEELSWLSR
- a CDS encoding SRPBCC family protein, with amino-acid sequence MPVVEAVVTVPVPPELAFAVSQTTAPVRYRWDPFVREQHFVNGATRPGRGVRTYTRSRHGLVMVSEYVSWSPPTNVGMKMVRGPWFFERFGGGWRFAPGPDPGTTIATWRYNFRCRPAFLRPVAERIGEWLLGRDIRRRIAGYAAGCADPEVLAAARRLLGDD
- a CDS encoding cation acetate symporter; translated protein: MSNGYVVPAIVAVTLVTVGIGFYGLRLARTTSDFLVASRSVSPTWNAAAIGGEYLSAASFLGVAGLILKYGVDVLWYPVGFAAGYLALLLFVAAPLRRSGAFTLPDFCEVRLGSRRLRTLATVFVIFIGWLYLVPQLQGAGLTLATLTGSPYPLGALLVAVVVTANVALGGMRAITFVQAFQYWLKLTALAVPAIFLALQWQADARPAVTPPDGPTFRTATTVVVEHRATLTLPDGDIREVRPGDRLEFAAGDPVPEVSGAATGATEWLLPDTAGEDDRGLFATYSLILATFLGTMGLPHVLVRFYTNPDGAAARRTTLVVLALVGVFYLLPTVYGVLGRIYTPQLLVSGQTDAVVVLLPGAALGDGTTGRLLAALVAAGAFAAFLSTSSGLLTSVAGVISTDVLGRGSVRGFRLATVIAGGVPAVLSLNVSGLDVSQVVGLAFAVAASSFCPLLVLGIWWRGLTDLGAAAGVLVGGGAAVGAVLLTVLGPPLTGWPATLTTQPAAWTVPLAFTVMVVVSMASRRRLPRDVGATMLRLHTPESLRL
- a CDS encoding Fpg/Nei family DNA glycosylase translates to MPELPEVEALAGYLRERAVGRRVERFEVAAISALKTYDPPPSAVAGRAVTGAGRYGKFLDVRFDEGLHLVVHLARAGWLHYREAFPATTPLRPGKGPIAVRVRLDDGSGFDLTEAGTQKKLAAYLVTDPAQVPGVAKLGPDALEADLPTFAERLRSRRGQVKGVLTDQSVLAGVGNAYSDEILHAARLSPFAITDRLTDDQLAGLHAATRTVLGDAVRRSMGQRAAELKGEKRSGLKVHARKGLPCPVCGDTVREVSFADSSLQYCPTCQTGGKPLADRRLSRLVR
- a CDS encoding histidine kinase encodes the protein MGGNLSAVFAVVSLVTALAAALWAVLRLRGRRGIATATQRATYEVLHTAGLAAEPLRAGLTAADAAKAVRHLRALVGAAGLALTDRDALLAVDGQGAHHGDQLVAAARRAADSGRSTVLGESELRCDLVDCPVRGAVVAPLRADGRVVGALVAVADERPAPGLVQATLETAHWAGDQLALAELESSRERLARAEVRALRAQISPHFIYNALTAIGSFVRTDPERARELILEFAEFTRYSFRAHGEFTTLAEELRSIDRYLTIERARFGERLQVRLQIAPEVLPVTLPFLCLQPLVENAVRHGLSRKPGTGMVSIEARDAGAECHITVEDDGVGMDPTTLTAGIAEVSGAAGDPADDPGQHVGLSNVDERLRSVFGDGFGLVVETGLGSGTKVSMRVPKFHPGVRASS